The Ictalurus punctatus breed USDA103 chromosome 9, Coco_2.0, whole genome shotgun sequence genome contains a region encoding:
- the gja10a gene encoding gap junction protein alpha 10 a, whose product MGDWNLLGSILEEVHIHSTIVGKIWLTILFIFRMLVLGVAAEDVWVDEQSEFICNTEQPGCKNVCYDQAFPISLIRFWVLQIIFVSAPSLVYMGHALYRLRALDKKRHKKKIQIRAELEETEFLLEEHKRLERELRKLEEHKKLKKAPLRGSLLRTYIIHILTRSVVEVGFIVGQYILYGIRLDPLFKCDRMPCPNTVDCYVSRPTEKTIFMVFMIVIAGVSLFLNLLEISHLGTKKIKQALSGLQFTEDDSLCKAKQAAMADFSLRKTAKISIQSGPMDPLYLPNMDSNTRIAEQRHSIFAGTTLPVSCIIQTCQDSQGFIHNGRLQSLTGQHNADLPPDSSTGSCRDSRLSNSGQQSHEGQLSQRPSHSEIPGCVRNAMHQPSHVPEPSDDGTDSDSDFYPPPRKASFMARMPSESASDSPSCPSTRSSESELGSLNDLPMNPPPGGRRMSMSVFLDISSIMKK is encoded by the exons ATGGGAGACTGGAACTTGTTGGGAAGCATCTTGGAGGAGGTGCACATTCACTCCACCATCGTGGGCAAAATCTGGCTCACCATCCTGTTCATCTTCCGGATGCTCGTGCTCGGTGTGGCGGCGGAGGACGTTTGGGTGGACGAGCAAAGTGAGTTCATATGCAACACGGAGCAGCCAGGCTGCAAGAACGTCTGCTACGACCAGGCATTTCCAATCTCGCTCATCCGCTTCTGGGTGCTGCAGATCATCTTCGTCTCAGCTCCTTCGCTGGTGTACATGGGTCACGCTTTGTACCGTCTCCGAGCTCTGGATAAGAAGAGGCACAAGAAGAAAATTCAAATTCGAGCTGAGCTGGAAGAGACCGAGTTCTTGCTGGAGGAGCACAAGCGTCTGGAGCGAGAACTTCGCAAGCTAGAGGAGCATAAAAAACTCAAAAAGGCTCCTCTGAGAGGCTCCTTACTACGCACATACATCATCCATATCCTTACCAGATCTGTGGTGGAGGTGGGCTTCATCGTGGGCCAGTATATCTTATATGGAATAAGGCTGGATCCTTTGTTCAAGTGTGACAGGATGCCTTGCCCCAACACCGTGGACTGTTATGTGTCCAGACCAACAGAGAAGACCATCTTCATGGTCTTTATGATAGTCATTGCTGGGGTTTCTCTGTTCCTGAACCTTCTGGAGATATCTCATTTGggtacaaagaaaatcaaacagGCGTTATCTGGTTTGCAATTCACAGAGGACGACAGCCTTTGCAAAGCAAAGCAAGCGGCAATGGCGGATTTTTCACTGAGGAAAACAGCAAAAATTAGCATTCAGTCTGGCCCGATGGACCCTCTGTATTTACCCAATATGGATTCAAATACCAGAATAGCTGAGCAGAGGCATAGCATCTTTGCAGGTACGACTCTTCCTGTGTCGTGCATAATCCAGACATGTCAGGACAGCCAAGGATTTATCCACAACGGACGTCTTCAAAGTCTTACTGGGCAACACAATGCTGACCTGCCTCCAGACAGTAGCACTGGTTCATGTAGAGACAGCAGACTTTCAAATTCGGGCCAACAAAGTCATGAAGGTCAGCTCAGTCAAAGGCCAAGCCATAGTGAGATTCCAGGCTGCGTTCGTAACGCTATGCACCAACCGAGCCATGTCCCTGAGCCGAGCGACGATGGCACAGACTCAGACAGTGACTTCTACCCTCCCCCCAGGAAGGCCAGCTTCATGGCACGGATGCCTTCAGAGAGCGCCTCGGACAGCCCATCCTGCCCCAGCACCAGGAGCTCCGAGTCTGAGCTCGGCTCACTTAATGACCTACCCATGAACCCACCACCGGGAGGACGGAGGATGTCAATG AGTGTGTTCCTGGACATCTCTTCCATCATGAAAAAGTGA